One window of the Klebsiella sp. WP3-W18-ESBL-02 genome contains the following:
- a CDS encoding ABC transporter permease: protein MRLSQHIAISVLSVAVFFTLWQVAAMRQWVDPLLLPSLTDIGLTTEELLADGYRQVPLWEHVAVSLARALSAFAAAIIIGIPLGLLMGLSEGLSAVLNPFVQFLRPLPKIALIPLAVVWLGIGESSKFFLIFISTFLSVVVGAAAAVERIGRARIRVAQTLGASRQQIFLRVVMPDALPDLFTTVRLSIGIGWTSLIAAEMVAASSGLGWMVINASAYLRTDIVMLGILLLGGIGYLLDLLLLGLQRLFVPWAGKE, encoded by the coding sequence ATGAGATTAAGTCAGCACATCGCCATCAGCGTGCTATCGGTGGCGGTCTTTTTTACCCTTTGGCAGGTGGCGGCCATGCGGCAGTGGGTTGACCCACTGCTGTTGCCTTCGCTCACTGATATTGGGTTGACCACGGAAGAGCTACTGGCGGATGGCTACCGCCAGGTGCCGCTGTGGGAGCATGTCGCCGTGAGTTTAGCGCGCGCGCTGAGCGCTTTTGCGGCAGCTATTATTATTGGTATTCCGCTCGGGCTGCTGATGGGGCTGTCAGAAGGGCTCTCGGCCGTACTGAATCCGTTCGTTCAGTTCCTGCGCCCGCTGCCGAAGATAGCCCTTATCCCGCTGGCGGTCGTCTGGCTGGGGATCGGTGAGTCGTCGAAATTTTTCCTGATTTTTATCTCCACGTTTTTGAGCGTCGTCGTGGGCGCTGCGGCCGCGGTAGAGAGAATCGGGCGTGCGCGCATTCGCGTGGCCCAAACGCTGGGCGCATCTCGTCAGCAAATTTTCCTGCGCGTGGTGATGCCGGACGCGTTACCGGACCTCTTTACCACCGTCAGGCTCTCTATTGGTATCGGCTGGACATCGCTTATCGCGGCTGAAATGGTGGCCGCCAGCTCCGGTCTGGGCTGGATGGTGATCAACGCCAGCGCCTATCTGCGAACCGATATTGTGATGCTGGGCATTCTGCTGCTGGGCGGCATTGGTTATCTCCTGGATCTGCTGCTTCTCGGGCTGCAGCGTCTCTTTGTACCCTGGGCGGGGAAAGAATAA
- a CDS encoding glycine betaine ABC transporter substrate-binding protein, protein MKKALSLLIAAGGLWANFSFADNPAEVRVAYSGGSQVLMLAKADGSLDKALNSKVKWVQFASGADALNYFASNAIDIANFGSSPATAGIVRKLPGEIIGVSGVIASYERLIGKEGITSIKDIEGKRVAYPPNSTAQYALEAAISVNKLDRSKITLLPLRPAEMVAAWKRGDIDAGYVWAPFAQELETSGGHQVFATKDLQKDGYLIYNNYVVRKAFAEQYPQAVSAFLRVHQQKVDEFKKDPERAAAIVAKEVGAPVTTAANTLGGLEYPTLVQQGTADWLGNGTQTTNSGIGKALTKTSHFLAGIGELRQRDIPANWDSAINSRYIRDAAVAAQ, encoded by the coding sequence ATGAAAAAAGCACTCAGCTTATTAATCGCTGCGGGTGGGTTATGGGCCAATTTCAGCTTTGCGGATAATCCGGCGGAAGTCCGCGTTGCCTATAGCGGTGGTTCCCAGGTATTAATGCTGGCAAAAGCCGACGGCTCTTTAGATAAAGCGTTAAACAGCAAAGTGAAATGGGTGCAATTTGCCTCAGGCGCCGATGCATTAAATTATTTCGCCAGTAATGCTATTGATATTGCTAATTTTGGTTCGAGCCCGGCAACCGCCGGTATCGTACGTAAATTGCCGGGGGAGATTATTGGCGTGTCCGGCGTGATTGCCAGCTATGAACGGCTGATTGGTAAAGAAGGCATCACGAGTATCAAGGATATTGAAGGTAAACGCGTGGCTTATCCGCCAAATTCCACGGCGCAATATGCGCTGGAAGCCGCTATCAGCGTGAACAAATTAGACCGCAGCAAAATTACGCTACTGCCGCTGCGCCCGGCGGAAATGGTCGCGGCATGGAAACGCGGTGATATTGATGCGGGCTACGTCTGGGCGCCGTTTGCTCAGGAGCTGGAAACGTCCGGCGGCCATCAGGTGTTTGCCACCAAAGACCTGCAGAAAGATGGCTATCTGATTTACAACAACTACGTCGTGCGCAAAGCCTTTGCCGAACAGTATCCGCAGGCGGTAAGCGCGTTCCTGCGAGTGCATCAGCAGAAGGTTGATGAATTCAAAAAAGATCCGGAGCGCGCGGCGGCTATTGTGGCAAAAGAGGTGGGGGCACCGGTAACCACCGCAGCGAACACGCTGGGCGGCCTGGAATACCCGACGCTGGTGCAGCAGGGCACCGCCGACTGGCTGGGTAATGGTACTCAAACCACCAACAGCGGCATCGGTAAAGCGTTGACCAAAACATCACACTTCCTCGCGGGTATTGGTGAACTGCGCCAGCGCGATATTCCGGCAAACTGGGATAGCGCCATTAACTCCCGCTACATTCGCGATGCAGCGGTGGCGGCGCAATGA
- a CDS encoding aspartate/glutamate racemase family protein produces MSETFLLGILGGMGPLATLDFQRRLLEATPAQSDQQQLPSVVWNVPQIADRQKALAGMGPSPLPQLIYGIKKLNEAGASHIAIPCNTAHHWYDALAEASDAPIVHIVDATLDALAKQVTRPQRVGIIATEGTLNAGWYQQKLAAHDIESLLPTADELREWFVPGCYAVKRGALREGGKLLGHQASALFARGAQKLVLACTEVPVALEAVRAPFLHLTYDPSQALAERCSSLWQAYQ; encoded by the coding sequence ATGTCTGAGACGTTTCTGCTGGGCATACTCGGTGGTATGGGGCCGCTTGCGACGCTCGATTTTCAGCGCCGCTTGCTGGAGGCGACTCCGGCACAGAGCGATCAACAGCAGCTGCCGTCAGTGGTGTGGAACGTGCCACAAATTGCCGACCGGCAGAAGGCGCTGGCGGGGATGGGGCCATCGCCTTTACCGCAGCTGATTTACGGTATTAAAAAACTCAACGAAGCGGGGGCGAGCCATATTGCTATTCCCTGCAATACCGCTCACCACTGGTATGACGCGCTTGCGGAGGCCAGCGATGCGCCCATTGTGCATATCGTGGATGCGACGCTGGATGCACTGGCTAAGCAGGTGACTCGCCCGCAGCGGGTAGGGATTATCGCTACGGAAGGGACGCTTAACGCAGGCTGGTATCAGCAAAAGCTGGCCGCTCATGATATTGAATCGCTGCTACCGACGGCGGATGAGCTGCGGGAATGGTTTGTCCCCGGCTGCTACGCCGTCAAGCGCGGTGCGCTGCGTGAAGGTGGCAAGCTGCTGGGGCATCAGGCAAGCGCGCTGTTTGCGCGCGGCGCGCAGAAGCTGGTGCTGGCGTGTACCGAAGTGCCGGTAGCGCTGGAGGCTGTGCGCGCACCGTTTCTTCATTTGACCTACGACCCGTCGCAAGCGCTGGCGGAGCGATGTTCGTCTTTATGGCAGGCCTATCAATAA
- a CDS encoding D-cysteine desulfhydrase — MHLARFPRVSLGHFPTPLEPLNNLSKLLGGPQIWIKRDDATGLASGGNKTRKLEFLLADALEKNADVIITQGATQSNHVRQTIAGAARLGLKAKALLEKRVSDFGDDYQHNGNVLLDTLLGGEIVAHLPGGTDMQQAMETYADTLREQGHRPYVIPGGGSNPIGALGYVACAEELLYQSSQHRLRIDHVVHATGSTGTQAGLVAGFTATNSRVPVLGISVRAPKVKQEDNVWNLASKTLALLGVSGELPRDAVVANSDYVGDGYGLPTAGTLEALTLLARHEGILLDPVYSAKGMAGLIDLIRQGHFRKDENVVFIHTGGSAGLFGYRQVLEHV, encoded by the coding sequence ATGCATTTGGCCCGCTTTCCGAGAGTTTCTCTTGGTCATTTCCCGACGCCGCTGGAGCCATTAAATAATTTAAGCAAGCTGCTGGGCGGCCCCCAAATATGGATCAAACGTGATGACGCAACGGGGCTGGCGAGTGGAGGAAATAAAACCCGTAAGCTGGAGTTTTTACTGGCGGATGCGCTAGAGAAAAATGCCGATGTGATCATCACCCAGGGGGCGACGCAGTCAAACCACGTGCGTCAGACGATAGCCGGCGCGGCGCGTCTGGGGCTGAAAGCCAAAGCGCTGCTGGAAAAGCGCGTTTCTGATTTTGGCGATGATTATCAGCATAATGGCAACGTCCTGCTCGATACGCTGCTCGGTGGCGAAATTGTTGCCCATCTGCCCGGCGGCACCGACATGCAGCAGGCGATGGAAACCTATGCCGATACGCTTCGTGAACAGGGGCATCGTCCCTATGTGATTCCTGGCGGCGGCTCTAACCCGATTGGTGCGTTAGGTTACGTTGCCTGCGCCGAAGAGCTGCTGTATCAGTCTTCGCAACACCGTCTGCGTATTGACCACGTTGTACATGCGACCGGCAGCACCGGCACACAGGCGGGTCTGGTCGCGGGCTTTACCGCAACCAACAGCCGGGTTCCCGTGCTGGGCATTAGCGTCCGGGCGCCGAAGGTTAAGCAGGAAGATAACGTCTGGAACCTGGCATCAAAAACGCTGGCGCTGCTGGGCGTCTCCGGCGAGCTGCCGCGAGATGCGGTCGTGGCGAACAGCGACTATGTCGGTGATGGCTACGGCCTGCCGACGGCCGGTACGCTGGAGGCGTTGACGCTACTGGCGCGCCACGAAGGCATTCTTCTTGACCCGGTTTATTCCGCAAAAGGCATGGCGGGGCTGATTGACCTTATTCGTCAGGGACATTTCCGCAAGGATGAAAACGTCGTGTTTATTCACACCGGTGGTTCGGCGGGGCTGTTTGGCTATCGCCAGGTGCTGGAACATGTCTGA
- the rnr gene encoding ribonuclease R gives MSQDPFQEREAEKYANPIPSREFILEHLTKREKPANREELAVELNIEGEEQIEALRRRLRAMERDGQLVFTRRQCYALPERLDLLKGMVIGHRDGYGFLRVEGRKDDLYLSSEQMKMCMHGDEVLAQPLGADRKGRREARIVRVLVPRNAQIVGRYFMDAGVGFVVPDDSRLSFDILIPPESLMGARMGFVVVVELTQRPTRRTKAIGKIVEVLGDNMGTGVAVEMALRTHEIPHVWPPAVEAQVAGLKEQVPEEAKIGRIDLRDLPLVTIDGEDARDFDDAVYCEKKRGGGWRLWVAIADVSYYVRPPTPLDNEARSRGTSVYFPTQVVPMLPEVLSNGLCSLNPQVDRLCMVCEMTVSTKGRLTGFKFYEAVMSSHARLTYTKVWHMLQGDQELREQYAPLVKPIEELHNLYKVLDQARAERGGISFESEEAKFIFNADRRIERIEQTQRNDAHKLIEECMILANISAARFVEKAKEPALFRIHDKPTTEAITAFRSVLSELGLELPGGNKPEPRDYAELLESVADRPDAEMLQTMLLRSMKQAIYDPENRGHFGLALQSYAHFTSPIRRYPDLSLHRAIKYLLAKEQGHKGNSTETGGYHYSMEEMLQLGQHCSMTERRADEATRDVSDWLKCDFMQDQVGNVFKGVIASVTGFGFFVRLDELFIDGLVHVSSLDNDYYRFDQVGQRLIGESGGQTYRLGDRVEVRVEAVNMDERKIDFSLISSERGPRNVGKTEREKSKKEANGKPGGGKRRQVGKRVNFEPDSAFRGEKKGKAKAKPASGEKGGEKGGAKKAKKPSAKTQKIAAATKAKRAAKKNADK, from the coding sequence ATGTCACAAGATCCTTTCCAGGAACGCGAAGCAGAAAAATACGCTAATCCTATCCCTAGCCGGGAATTTATCCTCGAACACTTAACAAAACGCGAAAAGCCGGCTAATCGTGAAGAACTGGCCGTCGAGCTGAACATTGAAGGCGAAGAGCAAATCGAAGCGCTTCGCCGCCGCCTGCGCGCGATGGAGCGCGACGGGCAACTGGTCTTCACTCGCCGCCAGTGCTACGCGCTGCCGGAGCGTCTGGACCTGCTGAAAGGCATGGTTATCGGGCACCGAGATGGTTACGGCTTCCTGCGCGTTGAAGGGCGTAAGGACGATCTGTACCTGTCGAGCGAGCAGATGAAAATGTGCATGCACGGCGATGAAGTGCTGGCGCAGCCGCTGGGCGCAGACCGTAAAGGTCGCCGTGAAGCGCGCATCGTGCGCGTGCTGGTGCCGCGTAACGCGCAAATTGTCGGCCGCTACTTTATGGACGCGGGCGTGGGCTTTGTGGTCCCGGACGACAGCCGTCTGAGTTTTGATATCCTCATCCCGCCTGAATCGCTGATGGGCGCGCGCATGGGCTTTGTGGTGGTGGTTGAACTGACCCAGCGCCCAACCCGCCGCACCAAAGCGATCGGTAAAATCGTCGAAGTTCTCGGCGATAACATGGGCACCGGCGTGGCCGTTGAAATGGCGCTGCGCACCCATGAAATTCCTCATGTCTGGCCGCCAGCGGTAGAAGCACAGGTTGCCGGATTGAAAGAGCAGGTGCCGGAAGAGGCGAAAATCGGCCGCATTGACCTGCGTGATTTACCGCTGGTCACCATCGACGGCGAAGACGCCCGCGACTTTGATGATGCGGTCTACTGCGAGAAAAAACGCGGCGGCGGCTGGCGCCTGTGGGTGGCCATTGCCGACGTCAGCTACTACGTTCGTCCGCCGACGCCGCTGGATAACGAAGCCCGTAGCCGCGGGACGTCGGTATACTTCCCAACGCAGGTAGTCCCGATGCTGCCGGAAGTGCTCTCTAACGGCCTGTGCTCGCTGAACCCGCAGGTTGATCGTCTGTGTATGGTCTGTGAAATGACCGTCTCAACCAAAGGGCGTTTAACCGGCTTTAAATTCTATGAAGCGGTTATGAGCTCGCATGCGCGTCTGACCTACACCAAAGTCTGGCACATGCTACAGGGCGACCAGGAGCTGCGTGAACAGTACGCACCGCTGGTCAAACCTATCGAAGAGCTGCACAACCTTTACAAAGTCCTGGATCAGGCGCGCGCCGAGCGCGGCGGGATCTCGTTTGAAAGCGAAGAAGCGAAATTTATCTTCAACGCCGATCGCCGGATTGAACGTATTGAACAGACCCAGCGTAACGATGCGCACAAGCTGATTGAAGAGTGCATGATTCTGGCCAATATCTCGGCGGCCCGTTTCGTTGAGAAAGCCAAAGAGCCGGCGCTGTTCCGTATTCACGATAAGCCAACCACCGAAGCGATCACCGCTTTCCGTTCCGTTCTGTCTGAACTGGGGCTGGAACTGCCGGGCGGCAATAAGCCGGAGCCGCGCGATTACGCCGAGCTGCTGGAATCCGTTGCCGATAGGCCGGACGCGGAAATGCTGCAAACCATGCTGCTGCGTTCGATGAAGCAGGCTATCTACGATCCGGAAAACCGCGGTCACTTTGGTCTGGCGCTGCAGTCCTATGCGCACTTCACCTCGCCGATTCGCCGCTATCCTGACCTGTCGCTGCACCGCGCCATCAAGTATCTGCTGGCGAAAGAGCAGGGGCACAAGGGTAACAGCACGGAAACCGGCGGCTACCATTATTCCATGGAAGAGATGCTGCAGCTGGGCCAGCACTGTTCAATGACCGAACGCCGCGCCGATGAAGCGACGCGTGACGTTTCCGACTGGCTGAAATGCGACTTTATGCAGGATCAGGTGGGTAACGTTTTTAAAGGCGTGATTGCCAGCGTGACCGGTTTTGGCTTCTTCGTGCGTCTGGACGAACTGTTTATTGACGGCCTGGTGCACGTTTCCTCGCTGGATAACGACTACTACCGCTTTGACCAGGTTGGCCAGCGTCTGATTGGCGAATCCGGTGGCCAGACTTATCGCCTGGGCGACCGCGTAGAAGTCCGCGTGGAAGCGGTGAATATGGACGAGCGTAAGATCGACTTCTCGCTGATCTCCAGCGAGCGCGGCCCGCGCAACGTCGGTAAAACCGAGCGCGAAAAATCGAAGAAAGAAGCGAACGGCAAACCGGGCGGCGGCAAACGTCGTCAGGTTGGCAAGCGCGTAAACTTCGAGCCAGACAGCGCCTTCCGCGGCGAGAAGAAAGGTAAGGCGAAGGCCAAACCGGCTTCTGGCGAGAAGGGCGGTGAGAAAGGCGGTGCGAAGAAGGCCAAAAAGCCTTCCGCTAAAACGCAGAAAATCGCCGCCGCAACCAAAGCGAAGCGGGCCGCGAAGAAAAACGCCGACAAGTAA
- the nsrR gene encoding nitric oxide-sensing transcriptional repressor NsrR, with protein MQLTSFTDYGLRALIYMASLPEGNMTSISEVTEVYGVSRNHMVKIINQLSRAGYVTAVRGKNGGIRLGKPAKDIRVGDVVRELEPLSLVNCSSEFCHITPACRLKQALSQAVQSFLKELDNYTLADLVEHNQPLYKLLLVE; from the coding sequence GTGCAGTTAACAAGTTTTACCGATTATGGACTCCGCGCGCTGATTTACATGGCGTCACTGCCGGAAGGCAATATGACCAGCATCTCGGAGGTGACCGAGGTCTACGGCGTGTCGCGTAACCATATGGTTAAAATTATCAACCAGCTGAGCCGTGCCGGGTACGTAACGGCCGTGCGCGGGAAAAATGGCGGTATCCGGCTGGGGAAACCCGCGAAGGATATTCGTGTGGGGGACGTGGTGCGCGAGCTCGAACCGCTATCGCTGGTGAACTGCAGCAGCGAATTTTGCCATATTACGCCGGCCTGTCGTTTGAAACAGGCGCTTTCTCAAGCCGTGCAAAGTTTTCTCAAGGAGCTGGATAACTACACACTGGCCGATTTGGTTGAACACAATCAACCACTATACAAATTATTGCTGGTGGAATGA
- the purA gene encoding adenylosuccinate synthase, which translates to MGNNVVVLGTQWGDEGKGKIVDLLTERAKYVVRYQGGHNAGHTLVINGEKTVLHLIPSGILRENVTSIIGNGVVLSPAALMKEMKGLEDRGIPVRERLLLSEACPLILDYHVALDNAREKARGSKAIGTTGRGIGPAYEDKVARRGLRVGDLFDKATFAEKLKEVMEYHNFQLVNFYKVDAVDYQKVLDDVMAVADILTGMVVDVSDLLDQARKRGDFVMFEGAQGTLLDIDHGTYPYVTSSNTTAGGVATGSGLGPRYVDYVLGIIKAYSTRVGAGPFPTELFDDTGEFLCKQGNEYGATTGRRRRTGWLDSVAVRRAVQINSLSGFCLTKLDVLDGLKEVKICVAYRMPDGREVTTTPLAADDWEGIEPIYETMPGWSETTFGVKERSGLPQAALNYIKRIEELTGVPIDIISTGPDRTETMILRDPFDA; encoded by the coding sequence ATGGGAAACAACGTCGTCGTACTGGGCACCCAATGGGGTGACGAAGGTAAAGGGAAGATCGTCGATCTTCTGACTGAGCGTGCAAAATATGTTGTTCGCTATCAGGGTGGCCACAACGCGGGCCATACTCTCGTAATCAACGGTGAAAAAACCGTCCTCCATCTTATTCCATCAGGTATTCTCCGTGAGAATGTTACCAGCATCATCGGTAACGGTGTTGTGCTGTCTCCGGCTGCGCTGATGAAAGAGATGAAAGGCCTGGAAGACCGTGGTATCCCGGTTCGCGAACGTCTGCTGCTTTCCGAAGCATGCCCGTTAATCCTCGACTATCACGTCGCGCTGGATAACGCTCGCGAAAAAGCACGTGGTTCTAAGGCTATCGGTACTACCGGTCGTGGTATCGGCCCAGCTTATGAAGATAAAGTGGCTCGTCGCGGTCTGCGTGTGGGCGATCTCTTCGATAAAGCGACTTTCGCTGAAAAACTGAAAGAAGTGATGGAGTATCACAACTTCCAGCTGGTGAACTTCTATAAAGTCGACGCGGTTGACTACCAGAAGGTGCTGGACGATGTGATGGCCGTTGCCGACATCCTGACCGGCATGGTGGTTGACGTTTCCGACCTGCTGGATCAGGCGCGTAAACGCGGTGACTTCGTGATGTTCGAAGGCGCGCAGGGTACGCTGCTGGATATCGACCACGGTACCTATCCGTACGTGACCTCTTCCAACACCACCGCAGGTGGCGTAGCAACCGGTTCTGGCCTTGGCCCGCGCTATGTTGACTACGTGCTGGGTATCATCAAAGCTTACTCCACTCGCGTGGGCGCCGGTCCGTTCCCGACCGAATTGTTTGATGACACCGGCGAGTTCCTCTGCAAGCAGGGTAACGAATATGGCGCGACTACCGGCCGTCGTCGTCGTACCGGCTGGCTGGACTCCGTTGCCGTGCGTCGCGCTGTACAGATCAACTCCCTGTCTGGTTTCTGCCTGACCAAGCTGGACGTTCTGGACGGCCTGAAAGAAGTGAAAATTTGCGTGGCTTACCGCATGCCGGACGGCCGTGAAGTGACGACGACCCCGCTGGCGGCGGATGATTGGGAAGGTATTGAACCAATCTATGAAACCATGCCGGGCTGGTCTGAAACCACCTTTGGCGTGAAAGAGCGTAGCGGCCTGCCGCAGGCAGCGTTGAACTACATCAAGCGTATTGAAGAACTGACCGGCGTACCGATTGATATTATTTCAACCGGCCCGGATCGTACTGAAACCATGATTCTGCGCGACCCGTTCGACGCGTAA
- a CDS encoding DUF2065 domain-containing protein — protein sequence MNSTIWLALALVLVLEGLGPMLYPKAWRKMISTMTQLPDTMLRRFGGGLVVAGVVIYYMLTKTIG from the coding sequence ATGAATTCGACGATCTGGCTGGCGCTTGCGCTGGTGTTAGTGCTTGAGGGCCTGGGGCCGATGCTTTATCCGAAGGCCTGGCGCAAGATGATTTCTACGATGACCCAATTACCGGATACGATGTTGCGTCGATTTGGTGGAGGTCTTGTGGTTGCTGGCGTTGTCATCTACTACATGTTGACGAAAACGATTGGCTGA
- the hflC gene encoding protease modulator HflC, whose translation MRKSVIAIIIIVLVVLYTSIFVVKEGERGIKFQFSSVVRDSDKKPLIYEPGLHFKVPFIQSVKMLDARIQTMDNQADRFVTKEKKDLIVDSYIKWRISDFSRYFLATGGGDVSQAEVLLKRKFSDRLRSEIGRLDVKDIVTDSRGRLTLEVRDALNSGSSGAEDEVATPAADSAIAEAAERVEQQANIKGPTINPNSMAALGIEVVDVRIKQINLPTEVSEAIYNRMRAEREAVARRHRSQGQEEAEKLRATADYEVTKTLAEAERQGRILRGEGDAEAAKLFADAFSQDPDFYAFIRSLRAYEASFDSNQDVMVLSPDSDFFRYMKNPGTTAR comes from the coding sequence ATGCGTAAGTCAGTTATTGCGATTATCATCATCGTGCTGGTAGTGCTGTATACCTCTATCTTTGTGGTTAAAGAAGGCGAGCGCGGAATTAAGTTCCAGTTCAGCAGCGTGGTGCGCGACAGCGATAAGAAACCGTTGATTTATGAGCCGGGCCTGCACTTCAAGGTGCCGTTCATTCAGTCGGTGAAAATGCTTGATGCCCGTATCCAGACCATGGATAACCAGGCCGATCGTTTCGTCACAAAAGAGAAGAAAGACCTGATCGTCGACTCTTACATCAAGTGGCGCATCAGCGACTTCAGCCGTTACTTCCTGGCGACCGGCGGCGGCGACGTCTCCCAGGCCGAAGTGCTGCTGAAACGTAAGTTCTCTGACCGTCTGCGTTCTGAGATTGGTCGTCTGGACGTGAAAGACATCGTGACCGACTCCCGCGGTCGTCTGACCCTGGAAGTTCGCGATGCCCTGAACTCCGGTTCTTCCGGCGCGGAAGATGAAGTGGCTACGCCGGCAGCCGATAGCGCGATTGCGGAAGCCGCAGAGCGCGTAGAGCAGCAGGCAAACATCAAAGGGCCAACCATTAACCCGAACAGTATGGCGGCGTTAGGGATTGAAGTGGTCGATGTGCGTATCAAGCAGATCAACCTGCCGACCGAAGTCTCGGAAGCGATTTACAACCGTATGCGCGCTGAGCGTGAAGCCGTTGCCCGTCGTCACCGTTCTCAGGGTCAGGAAGAGGCAGAAAAACTGCGTGCGACCGCCGACTATGAAGTGACGAAGACGCTGGCAGAAGCGGAGCGTCAGGGTCGTATCCTGCGTGGTGAAGGCGATGCCGAAGCAGCCAAGCTGTTCGCCGATGCGTTTAGCCAGGATCCGGACTTCTATGCCTTTATCCGTAGCCTGCGCGCTTATGAAGCCAGCTTCGATAGCAACCAGGACGTGATGGTCCTGAGCCCGGATAGCGATTTCTTCCGCTACATGAAAAACCCGGGGACCACCGCTCGCTAA
- the hflK gene encoding FtsH protease activity modulator HflK, protein MAWNQPGNNGQDRDPWGSSNNQGGNSGGNGNKGGRDQGPPDLDDIFRKLSKKLGGFGGGKGGSGSGSSQGPRSPMGGRIVGIAAAAVVVIWAASGFYTIKEAERGVVTRFGKFSHLVEPGLNWKPTFIDEVTPVNVEAVRELAASGVMLTSDENVVRVEMNVQYRVTDPQRYLFSVTSADDSLRQATDSALRGVIGKYTMDRILTEGRTVIRSDTQRELEETIRPYNMGITLLDVNFQAARPPEEVKAAFDDAIAARENEQQYIREAEAYTNEVQPRANGQAQRILEEARAYKTQTVLEAQGEVARFAKILPEYKAAPQITRERLYIETMEKVLSHTRKVLVSDNKNGNLMVLPLDQMLKSGNAPAAKSDSSGANNLLRLPPASSSSSSASNTSSASQGNIMDQRRANAQRNDYQRQGE, encoded by the coding sequence ATGGCGTGGAATCAGCCCGGTAATAACGGACAAGACCGCGACCCGTGGGGAAGCAGCAATAATCAAGGCGGCAACTCCGGGGGGAATGGAAATAAAGGCGGTCGCGATCAGGGGCCGCCGGATTTGGATGATATCTTCCGTAAGCTGAGCAAAAAGCTCGGTGGTTTTGGGGGCGGTAAAGGCGGTTCCGGCAGCGGTTCGTCTCAAGGGCCACGTAGCCCGATGGGCGGGCGCATTGTCGGTATTGCAGCGGCTGCCGTGGTCGTCATTTGGGCGGCCAGCGGGTTCTATACCATTAAAGAAGCCGAGCGTGGCGTTGTGACGCGCTTTGGTAAGTTCAGCCACCTGGTTGAGCCGGGCCTGAACTGGAAGCCAACCTTCATCGACGAAGTGACGCCGGTGAACGTAGAAGCCGTACGCGAACTGGCCGCGTCTGGCGTGATGCTGACTTCCGACGAAAACGTCGTGCGCGTTGAAATGAACGTGCAGTACCGTGTGACCGATCCGCAGCGCTATCTGTTTAGCGTGACCAGCGCCGACGACAGTCTGCGCCAGGCCACCGACAGCGCCCTGCGTGGCGTCATCGGTAAATACACCATGGACCGTATTCTGACCGAAGGTCGTACCGTTATTCGTAGCGATACCCAGCGCGAGCTGGAAGAGACCATCCGTCCGTACAACATGGGCATCACCCTGCTGGACGTCAACTTCCAGGCCGCTCGTCCGCCGGAAGAGGTAAAAGCCGCGTTCGATGATGCGATTGCCGCACGTGAGAACGAGCAGCAGTACATCCGTGAAGCGGAAGCGTACACCAACGAAGTGCAGCCGCGTGCGAACGGTCAGGCGCAGCGTATTCTGGAAGAAGCGCGTGCGTATAAGACTCAGACCGTTCTGGAAGCACAGGGTGAAGTGGCGCGCTTTGCCAAGATCCTGCCGGAATATAAGGCCGCACCGCAGATTACCCGCGAGCGTCTGTATATCGAGACCATGGAAAAAGTGCTGAGCCATACCCGCAAAGTGCTGGTTAGCGACAATAAGAATGGCAACCTGATGGTACTGCCGTTGGATCAGATGCTGAAAAGCGGCAATGCGCCGGCAGCAAAGAGCGATAGCAGTGGTGCCAATAACCTGTTGCGCCTGCCGCCTGCGTCCTCTTCCAGCAGTAGCGCGAGCAACACGTCGTCTGCCAGTCAGGGCAATATCATGGACCAACGCCGCGCTAACGCGCAGCGTAACGACTACCAGCGTCAGGGGGAATAA